Below is a genomic region from Sulfitobacter guttiformis.
GAGAGTGCGACGCCCTGTGCCGCAATCTCTGGCACGCGGGCAAATGCGCGGCCCGCAATGGCGCAGGCTTCAGCGATTTTTTCAATTTCAACCTTTGATTTGACAGCACGCAAACGGGCCACGATGCCGGCCTCACTTTGCACCGTGCCATGTAACCCCGCCTGCACCCGCCCCCAATCGGCCAATGGCATGCGCAGATGGCTCTCATATCCCATGGGCGTACCGATGGTAGCTGACCCAAGTTCGTTAAGCGTCTCCATGAGCAGACTGACGCCATCATCGGTCAAATCAGGTGCGCGCCATGTGCGGATGTCGTCGATCCACGTCTGGCCCATCAGCGCTGCACCAATGGCAGGTATCACAGCTACGGGCTTACCCTCGGCGGGCAGAACCAGAAACCACGGACGTGAGGGGCTCTCCCAAAATCTGGTAAGGAACCCGCTGAAGTAGCGAACATCGGCCTCGGTTGTAAGCAAGATTGCATCGAGGTTTGCGGCCTGCATGAGCGCTTGGGCACGGCGGGTCCGCGCTTCGTATTCCGTCTGCGCAAAACCGCGTTGCATCACGCTGGGCCTTCGCTCAGCACGCAGAAAATCCGCGATTGTGCGGTAACGTCCAATTCCTCGCGCTGCGCTTCGCTCAATGCCATCAGCGCCGATACTCCCGCAGCACCCGAAGGCGAGGATCCTAAGCCTGCAACCATACACAGACCAGCGCCCGCATGCCCTTCCGACTCCGAGATGAGCGCGAAAGCATCGGCGTCCCGTGCCAGCCCCCTGAGCGCGACGAGCGACGGCATCTTACAATCAAGGCGGCCCATCTCCGATACCGGGCCCGTACTCTCGACCGCTCTTCCGGCCTGGACAGAGCCATACAACGCCGCGGCAGCTTCCGGCTCAACAACAATAATGCGCGGGCCATCCCCCCATGCCTGACGCGCCAATGCAGCACATGCGCAAGCCAGACCGCCCACACCCGCTTGCAAGAATATATGCGTGGGGACTTCGGGCAGTTGTTCGATCGCCTCGGCCATCAGCACTGTATAACCCTCCATCAAGCGGTGAGGCCGCTCGGTGTAACCGTGCCATGATCCGTCCGAGAGCAGGTCCCATCCATTAACTTCCGCTGCTTTACCTGCCGCAAGAAGGCTTTGTTCATAGGTCTCGCCCTCGCGGATCACCTTTGCCCCTTGTTCCCCAAGCCGTGCGGCGAAAGTTTCGGGCACAGTCTGCGCAATATAGACCACCGATGATGCCCCGAATGCCGTAGCACCCGCAGCAACCGACATGCCATGATTGCCAGCGCTTGCGGTTACGTAGGTGCGTGCCGTTATATCGCCCTCCTGCGCGTCGCTGGCGATAACATATGCCGCCCCCAGCGCTTTGAAGCTGCCAAGGCCCATGCGCCCGCGCTCATCCTTGATCCAGACGTCTCTGACGCCTGCTTCGGTGGCGATAGCCGTTGCCGCGTGCAGCGGTGTGACCGCTGCCACGGGACAGCGCGCCACCAGTGCCTGCGCGCGCGCTGCGTCCTCGGAAGGCATCGGGATGTCATCAAGACCGACAAGCGGCGAAGGGCGGGTGGTGTGTAAAATTTCCATGACTGCAGCGTGAGGGCCAAGCCGCACTTGCGTCAAGGATTTTTGCAGCACCTTCCCCCAAAGGAACGGCGGATAGCGACAATCCGGAGCATCGCCCGCCTTTGCCCGGACTAAAGCACTGTCACAAATGCAAGTCGGGCAAGGATAAATGCGCAAGAACAGAGGGCGAAGAAATGCCATCTGTCAACTTTCGGCTGAGTTCGCCTGCGAAATCCTTTCAACTCAGCCATACAAGATCGAGGAACTTAGTCGCTCTCGCAGGGCGTACCTGCGGCAGCCCAGATTTCCAGATCCTGCGCCAGATCCTCGACGGAGCCAGGTGCGGGTGTGCGCCCTGCCCCTGGCACGAAGCCGTAGTTTACAAAGGCACTTGTGCGAACATGCTCAACCAACTCGACCAAATCAAAGCCGTCATTTGTGTCGGGGTTTCGCAACTGTGTGCAAACTTCGACGCTTGTTTTCCCATGCCACGCAAGCTCGACTGGCGGCAGCCGCCAGGCATCATCGATTTGGGGAGCAGCATGGGGCATTGCATTTTTGCCATCTGTACTGATGTGACACACACGGCAGGGAATGCTCTCGGCGCCGATCCGGCTTTCGCCTGCGACGATGTTCATGCCGTGCGGACGGGCCTTACCATAGCCGAGGTCGTCCCATACAGGCCGCCCGCTGTCGCCCACATGGCAATTGGTACAGCGCGGATGCGAGGTTACGGCAAAGATGCGGTCCCATGCGGCGGCCCCGCCCTCTTGCGCTTGCGCGCCTGCGGGTAGGGCTGCAGCGAGGAGTAACGCGAGAAACCTCATACGAAATCCACCGTGTTAAAAAATGGCATTTCGCGCAGGCGCGTGCCTGTTGCAGCAAAAATCGCATTGGCCAGAGCGGGTGCTGCGGGCGGTACAGGAGGCTCGCCGATGCCGCGAATGGCGGGATTATTTTCGAGGCCTCGCACTTCGATCACAGGGCACTGATGCATGCGCATCCCTTCAGCAAGGTGGTAATTGTCCTGCTCTGCACGTCCGTTTGAATAGGTGACTTCAGAATTCATCGCATGGCCCAAGCCCCAAATGACACCGCCCGCCACAATATTTTCGAAGTTAACCGGATCGACCACGCGGCCGACTTCGGCGGCGACCCAAACGCGGTCGATCCTGATGCCCGCATCGGTATCGGTCACTTCAACCACCTCCGCCACTGGCACCCCGAAGGAGGTGACAAGTGCAACGCCGCGTCCCTGTCGGGGCCCAAGAGGCGAGCCCCAATTGGACATCTGTGCCACAGCTTCCAGTACGGCGCGGGCATCAGGGTCGTTTGCAAGACGCAAGCGTTCCCCCATCGGGTCGGCACCTGCCGCATGGATAAGCTCGTCCATAAAACTTTCAGCGAAGAAACCGGCAGAAGACGCGCCGACAGAACGCCATGATGAAGTAGGGGCCAATTCAGGCACGGCATAGGCACGCACGCGCAAGTTCGGCACGGCATAGCGCATGTTCCATGCTCCCGCTGCGATCTGCGTATCCGGCCCCGGCACAGGCGCACCGAGACGGCGAGATTGAGAGCGCGATGCCGAAACGGTTGCGATATCAAGGTCCAATGCGGTCACCTGACCATTCGCATGCGCACCACGCCCGCGTGCCATACCAATCTGGCGGTTATAATCCTGCGCAAAATCCTCTTCACGGCTGAAGGTGAGTTTGACCGGTGTGCCCATAACCGTGCGTGCAATGTCAACGGCGACATCGACATTGTCAAATTCCAGACGATGACCAAAGCTTCCGCCAGCGTACTGGTTATGCAGATAGACCTGCTCTGTCTCCATCCCCAGACGCTTGGCGATGCGCTGCTGTGCAAAACCGGGGAGCTGGTGAGACACCCAGATATCCACACGCTCGGGCGTTACTTTTGCAACAGCACTTAGCGGCTCTAGCGGCTGGTGCGCCACGTAGGGGGCGCGGTATTCGGCCTCGACGGCCTGCACACCTTCCAGGGCGGCCTCGACGTCACCGTCATGACGCCACTCTTTATCCAACCGCTCGGGCGTAAAGGAAGCGGTGACGGCCTCCCAATGCTGGGCCTGTTCGGCGGGAAACGGTGCCTCGTCCCACTCATAAATAATTTCGTCCAGCGCCCGAAAGGCCCGCCATGTGTTATCTGCAATCACCGCCACACCATAAGGAAGCTCGACGATCTGCTTGAGGCCGCGCATCCCTTGGGCAGCAGAAGCATCGAAACTGCGCAGCGCGGCCCCCTTGCGCGGATTCATCCGCACAGAAGCATGTACCATGCCCTCCACCTTGAGATCGATGCCGTAGGTCTGCGCGCCAGTAGACTTATCGACAATATCCATCCGTTGGAGCGGTTTTCCAATCAATCGCCATTGCGATGGATCCCGCAGCACGACCTCGGTGACAGGTTCAATCTGCGCCGCAGATGCGGCAAGGTCCGTATACTCTATGCGTGCACCATCGGGTAGGATCACAGCACCGCGGGCGGTCTTGAGTTGGGTTACGTCAAGACCGGTTTGGATCGCTGCTGCTGCTTTGAGGGTTTCGCGTGCAACGGCGCCCGCCATCCGCAACTTGTCGAAACTGTCAGGCACCGAAGTAGAGCCGCCAGTCACCTGCGCGCCCAACACCTTCATCACAGCGCCCATCGTTGTGCGCATGGTTTGCGCGGCGAAGCTTTCGTCGTTGGACCGAAACGGCACTGCCTCGGCGGCGAGTGCGGTATTGTAATAGGCAGCGGCCGGCACGCCAGTGGTGGTCGTGATCTGGTCAAGATCGACGTCCAACTCCTCGGCGATAAGCATGGCCTGCATCGAGGCCGCGCCCTGTCCCAAATCGGTGTGCGGCGTCACGAAAGTGATGCCGTCCTCATTAATCTTCACCCATGGGTTAAAAATCGCATCCCCTGCATGTGCACTGTTCAGCAGCGGATTGGCCGGATCGCGCTTGACCAGATAGGTGCCAAAAGCCACCCCGCCCAGAATTGCGGCAGAACCCACAAGAAAAGTGCGGCGCGCGATTGTTTTCATGCGACCCATGGCTCAGGCTCCCTGCAATTTGGTTGCGGCGGTTTTGATGGCGGCGCGGATGCGCGGATAGGTTCCGCAGCGGCACAAATTACCACTCATCGCTTGATCAATCTGAGCGTCCGTAGGCTCGGCGTTCAGATCAAGAAAGCTGGCGGCCTGCATGATTTGGCCGGACTGGCAGTAGCCGCATTGGGCCACTTGATGTTCGATCCAAGCAGACTGCACTGCGTGCAACGCCTCGGCCGTGCCCAGCCCCTCGATGGTGGTGATTTCGCCATCAACATCCCCCGCCGAAAGTTGGCATGACCGCACGGCCACGCCGTCAACATGCACAGTGCACGCACCACATTGCGCGATGCCGCAGCCATATTTGACGCCCGTGATCCCCAGCTCGTCGCGCAGGACCCACAGCAGGGGCATGTCATCCTCGACGTCCACCTCGTGGGAATTTCCGTTAACTGTAAGTTTCATAGCATCGCACCTCAGGACAGGTCGTTTATTTATATTGCATCCGCTCGATCAGTTTGAGCACGAGACGGCGCGGCAAAAGCGGTATTAACCAATTGACCACAAAGCCGAGCGGTTGTTCGTTCACGGCCACCAGCGCACCCCGAAACATAGCATCGTAGCCGTATTTCGCCACAAAAGCAGGTGTTTTACCGCCATCCGCCACCAGTTTCGTACCATGCAGATCGGCGCGATCCGCAAAGCCGGTTTTGACATATCCGGGTGCCAGAACCGTGACCGTAACACCCTGCGGGCGCATTTCATGGTCCAGTGCCTGCGAAAAGCTTTGTACAAATGCCTTTGTGGCAAAATAAACCGCCTGCAACGGGCCAGGCATGAAGCCGGCAGTAGATCCTACATTAAGGATCCGGCCTTGCGCGCGTCTCGCCATATCGCGACCAAAGTGATGGCTGAGCTTGACCAGTGCCTTTACGTTGAGATCGATCATCGCCATCTCTTCGTCAATGGAGCGGTCGATATGCCGCCCGCGTCCGCCAAAACCTGCATTATTGATCAAAATGTCGATAGGAACGCCCAATTCGGCAACTCGCGCAATTAATTCCGCAGCGCCCTGATGGCTGCCCAAATCAACCGCTACAACATGCGCTTTGATTCCGTGTGCGTCCTCCAACTCGGCGGACAGCGCCTTGAGCTTACCCTCTGAGCGGGCGGTCAGGACGACATCACCACCCTTACTTGCGTGATAGCGGGCAAATTCGGTGCCAATTCCGGACGATGCGCCGGTGATGAGGGCAGTATTAGACATGTAAACTCCGACATCTGGGCAGCCTCTTGGCCGACCTTTCAATTGCCGTCTGGTCTATCATGAATGGTCACTTGCGCAACAGTAACGGGGGCGCGGGCCCTGCTTACCTTGCGCAACAGGCGCGCCGCTTGCGGGGGGCGCGCCTGTTTGATGGCTTGTGTCTTTGATTGTCTCCTGCGGCCTCGCTCAAAACTCGACAACAGCGCGGATCGATTTCCCCTCGTGCATCAGATCGAAGCCTTCGTTGATCTGATCAAGTGTGAGCTTGTGCGTGATCATGGGATCAATCTCGATCTTGCCGGTCATGTACCAATCGACAATCTTTGGTACATCGGTGCGGCCTTTTGCACCGCCAAAGGCCGTCCCGCGCCAGACACGCCCCGTCACCAGTTGGAAGGGCCGGGTAGAAATCTCGGCACCCGCAGGGGCAACACCGATAATGATGCTTTCGCCCCAGCCTTTATGCGCCGCTTCGAGAGCGGTGCGCATGACTTTTGTGTTTCCGGTTGCATCAAAAGTATAATCAGCGCCGCCCCCGGTCAGCTCGACCAGATGCGCGACGAGATCGCCCTCAACTTTTGACGGATTAACGAAGTCGGTCATGCCG
It encodes:
- a CDS encoding (2Fe-2S)-binding protein translates to MKLTVNGNSHEVDVEDDMPLLWVLRDELGITGVKYGCGIAQCGACTVHVDGVAVRSCQLSAGDVDGEITTIEGLGTAEALHAVQSAWIEHQVAQCGYCQSGQIMQAASFLDLNAEPTDAQIDQAMSGNLCRCGTYPRIRAAIKTAATKLQGA
- a CDS encoding xanthine dehydrogenase family protein molybdopterin-binding subunit; this encodes MGRMKTIARRTFLVGSAAILGGVAFGTYLVKRDPANPLLNSAHAGDAIFNPWVKINEDGITFVTPHTDLGQGAASMQAMLIAEELDVDLDQITTTTGVPAAAYYNTALAAEAVPFRSNDESFAAQTMRTTMGAVMKVLGAQVTGGSTSVPDSFDKLRMAGAVARETLKAAAAIQTGLDVTQLKTARGAVILPDGARIEYTDLAASAAQIEPVTEVVLRDPSQWRLIGKPLQRMDIVDKSTGAQTYGIDLKVEGMVHASVRMNPRKGAALRSFDASAAQGMRGLKQIVELPYGVAVIADNTWRAFRALDEIIYEWDEAPFPAEQAQHWEAVTASFTPERLDKEWRHDGDVEAALEGVQAVEAEYRAPYVAHQPLEPLSAVAKVTPERVDIWVSHQLPGFAQQRIAKRLGMETEQVYLHNQYAGGSFGHRLEFDNVDVAVDIARTVMGTPVKLTFSREEDFAQDYNRQIGMARGRGAHANGQVTALDLDIATVSASRSQSRRLGAPVPGPDTQIAAGAWNMRYAVPNLRVRAYAVPELAPTSSWRSVGASSAGFFAESFMDELIHAAGADPMGERLRLANDPDARAVLEAVAQMSNWGSPLGPRQGRGVALVTSFGVPVAEVVEVTDTDAGIRIDRVWVAAEVGRVVDPVNFENIVAGGVIWGLGHAMNSEVTYSNGRAEQDNYHLAEGMRMHQCPVIEVRGLENNPAIRGIGEPPVPPAAPALANAIFAATGTRLREMPFFNTVDFV
- a CDS encoding SDR family NAD(P)-dependent oxidoreductase, translating into MSNTALITGASSGIGTEFARYHASKGGDVVLTARSEGKLKALSAELEDAHGIKAHVVAVDLGSHQGAAELIARVAELGVPIDILINNAGFGGRGRHIDRSIDEEMAMIDLNVKALVKLSHHFGRDMARRAQGRILNVGSTAGFMPGPLQAVYFATKAFVQSFSQALDHEMRPQGVTVTVLAPGYVKTGFADRADLHGTKLVADGGKTPAFVAKYGYDAMFRGALVAVNEQPLGFVVNWLIPLLPRRLVLKLIERMQYK
- a CDS encoding pyridoxal-phosphate dependent enzyme; the encoded protein is MEILHTTRPSPLVGLDDIPMPSEDAARAQALVARCPVAAVTPLHAATAIATEAGVRDVWIKDERGRMGLGSFKALGAAYVIASDAQEGDITARTYVTASAGNHGMSVAAGATAFGASSVVYIAQTVPETFAARLGEQGAKVIREGETYEQSLLAAGKAAEVNGWDLLSDGSWHGYTERPHRLMEGYTVLMAEAIEQLPEVPTHIFLQAGVGGLACACAALARQAWGDGPRIIVVEPEAAAALYGSVQAGRAVESTGPVSEMGRLDCKMPSLVALRGLARDADAFALISESEGHAGAGLCMVAGLGSSPSGAAGVSALMALSEAQREELDVTAQSRIFCVLSEGPA